One genomic window of Pelmatolapia mariae isolate MD_Pm_ZW linkage group LG5, Pm_UMD_F_2, whole genome shotgun sequence includes the following:
- the LOC134626910 gene encoding neurexophilin-4: MQVLSWTIVLLSQWILRKVQGLERQVDFSDLGPVGAVMKTLPYGMGGGTVGGVVKPPYQTIFSTPIDQTPVKSKPPPYSSYSPYELARNQSLLVDQTGYRSKRKPALKTAMKTKKIFGWGDFYFNVKTVKFSLLVTGKIVDHINGTFTVYFRHNSSSLGNVSVSIVPPTKVVEFEVLQQHHLHPHTQQEVQIQETQQSTIDPKEAKTLNCRVEYEKTNRSKKSKPCLYDPSQTCFTEHTQSHAAWLCAKPFKVICIFISFFSIDYKLVQKVCPDYNFQSDHPYFG, encoded by the coding sequence GTCCAAGGGTTGGAGAGGCAAGTGGACTTCTCAGATCTGGGCCCAGTGGGGGCGGTGATGAAGACTCTTCCATACGGCATGGGCGGAGGCACAGTTGGAGGAGTAGTTAAGCCGCCGTACCAAACCATCTTCTCCACACCGATCGATCAGACACCGGTGAAATCCAAGCCACCCCCGTACAGTTCCTATAGCCCTTATGAGCTGGCCCGGAACCAGTCCCTGCTAGTGGATCAGACAGGCTACCGCTCCAAGCGTAAACCTGCACTAAAGACAGCCATGAAGACCAAGAAAATCTTTGGCTGGGGGGACTTCTACTTCAATGTCAAGACCGTGAAGTTCAGCCTGTTGGTGACAGGGAAGATTGTGGACCACATCAATGGgacttttactgtttattttcgCCACAACTCCTCCAGCCTGGGGAACGTGTCGGTCAGTATCGTGCCACCAACCAAAGTGGTTGAGTTTGAGGTCCTTCAGCAGCATCATCTGCACCCCCACACCCAGCAGGAGGTCCAGATCCAGGAGACACAGCAGTCCACCATCGATCCAAAAGAGGCAAAGACCTTAAACTGTCGGGTTGAGTACGAGAAAACCAACAgatccaagaaatccaaacccTGCCTGTATGATCCATCTCAGACCTGCTTCACAGAGCACACCCAGTCCCACGCTGCTTGGCTTTGTGCTAAACCTTTCAAGGTGATCTGCATCTTCATCTCTTTCTTCAGCATTGATTATAAGCTGGTTCAGAAAGTGTGTCCAGACTACAACTTCCAAAGCGATCACCCTTACTTTGGATAA